A part of Candidatus Moraniibacteriota bacterium genomic DNA contains:
- a CDS encoding MFS transporter: MREIREENVANNPACCFFFFFDKREIFWDNGGMIEAEETNRMQHKEHYDRVRTRRLGGIAFLFGFSDSFLVYILSAYFSEAIGNANVSMFYFLAFGVMLALLFFLHALVRLIGGHLLFLLLFFGVVVIQVPLIFLPTSLWGSVFIMLYLIVTTLAWVTFDMVLENVSEDRRSGRIRGMNLSAMNMGFLFAPFLSAVILGHFGFSGVFFVSLVFYSALFLVALLLLVGSKRPVEHRISPIEILRKVLRRADILRIYTVSFALNFFYATMIVYTSLRLRELGMSWGNIGIVFTVMLIPFVVIQYPLGSLADRRLGEKELLIGSLLLAALSTASLVWIQSASVLIWAVMLFVTRIGIAGVEVLGDSYFYKRIEGSDSDLIAFFRTARPVGNIIAALFLGLWLLFFSLSSVFVLPAIVLLFAVIPAFLLEDNPSEYEQGRILQRESGI, encoded by the coding sequence ATGCGTGAAATAAGGGAAGAAAATGTGGCAAATAATCCCGCTTGCTGTTTTTTCTTTTTTTTCGACAAACGTGAGATTTTCTGGGATAATGGAGGCATGATAGAGGCGGAAGAAACAAACAGAATGCAACACAAAGAGCACTATGATCGGGTGCGGACGCGTCGACTGGGTGGCATCGCGTTTCTTTTTGGTTTCTCGGATTCATTTCTCGTCTATATTCTTTCGGCATATTTTTCGGAGGCGATTGGCAATGCCAATGTGAGCATGTTCTATTTCCTTGCTTTTGGCGTCATGCTCGCCCTTCTTTTCTTCTTGCATGCGCTTGTCCGATTGATTGGCGGGCACTTGCTTTTTCTATTGCTTTTCTTCGGTGTCGTTGTGATACAGGTGCCGCTTATTTTCCTCCCGACATCACTCTGGGGATCGGTGTTTATCATGCTCTATCTCATTGTGACGACGCTTGCCTGGGTTACCTTTGACATGGTGCTTGAGAATGTCTCTGAAGATCGTCGTTCCGGCAGAATACGCGGCATGAATCTCTCGGCGATGAACATGGGTTTCCTCTTTGCCCCATTCCTATCCGCGGTTATCCTCGGACACTTTGGATTTTCCGGCGTTTTTTTTGTGAGCCTCGTTTTCTATTCCGCGCTCTTCTTGGTGGCGCTGCTTCTCCTTGTGGGATCGAAGCGACCAGTTGAACATCGTATATCGCCGATTGAAATTCTGCGAAAAGTGCTTCGACGTGCTGATATTTTGAGAATTTATACCGTCTCGTTTGCGCTCAACTTTTTCTATGCCACGATGATTGTTTATACATCACTTCGCCTTCGTGAGCTTGGTATGAGCTGGGGGAATATCGGTATCGTTTTTACGGTGATGCTCATACCATTCGTCGTTATACAGTATCCGCTCGGGAGTCTTGCCGATCGGCGGTTAGGAGAGAAAGAACTCCTCATTGGTTCGCTCCTTCTTGCAGCACTCTCTACAGCATCTCTCGTATGGATTCAAAGCGCGAGTGTTTTAATATGGGCGGTGATGCTTTTTGTGACGCGTATTGGCATCGCGGGTGTCGAAGTGCTTGGCGATTCGTATTTCTACAAACGCATTGAGGGAAGTGACAGTGATCTCATCGCTTTTTTTCGCACGGCGCGCCCGGTTGGCAATATCATCGCAGCGCTTTTCTTGGGACTTTGGCTTTTGTTTTTCTCACTCTCGAGTGTTTTTGTGTTACCGGCAATAGTACTTCTGTTTGCTGTTATTCCTGCCTTTCTCCTGGAAGATAATCCGAGCGAATATGAACAGGGAAGAATACTACAAAGAGAGTCTGGCATCTAA